From the genome of Drosophila melanogaster chromosome 2L, one region includes:
- the lectin-21Cb gene encoding lectin-21Cb, which translates to MFKYDTYFLYLIVLLDPQGAQENNCPKVSLSERLEKRGEFSLVEFDPLLKFIVKNPHKELLGEIEGLVGHTENKLQPMKSVIPNQSKALLNYLDLHSKLEYLDAALQKAINSLQCSLKNTKVMSTGKPHPEFQKLGSRYFYIERHVRQNWFDAADKCRRMGGHLATPQDEDELYLIRKQLEARWFWLDISNLVDKDQYISLATGKEVSYLKWRHGEPKKSSTANCAYLYAGDYYTYQCSDRNFFICQAV; encoded by the coding sequence ATGTTCAAATACGATACTTATTTCTTGTACCTAATCGTCCTGTTAGATCCGCAGGGTGCCCAGGAAAATAACTGCCCCAAAGTTTCCCTGAGCGAACGACTTGAAAAACGCGGAGAATTCAGCCTGGTCGAGTTTGATCCACTGCTGAAATTTATTGTGAAAAACCCACATAAGGAATTGCTCGGCGAAATAGAAGGTCTCGTGGGGCacacagaaaataaacttCAGCCAATGAAATCAGTGATTCCAAACCAATCGAAGGCTTTGCTAAATTATTTGGATCTACATAGCAAATTGGAGTATCTGGACGCAGCCTTGCAGAAGGCAATAAATTCCCTGCAATGCTCGCTCAAAAACACAAAGGTCATGTCAACTGGGAAACCACATCCGGAATTCCAGAAGTTGGGTTCGAGGTATTTCTACATCGAGCGGCATGTCAGGCAGAATTGGTTCGATGCCGCTGACAAATGCCGTAGGATGGGCGGCCACCTGGCGACGCCCCAAGACGAGGATGAGCTGTACTTAATCCGCAAGCAGCTTGAAGCCAGATGGTTTTGGCTGGACATTAGCAATCTGGTCGATAAGGACCAATACATATCCCTGGCCACCGGAAAAGAAGTTTCGTATCTCAAGTGGCGACACGGAGAGCCCAAAAAGAGTTCTACAGCAAATTGTGCTTATTTATACGCCGGAGACTATTACACATACCAGTGCAGTGACAGAaactttttcatttgccaaGCTGTGTAG
- the lectin-21Ca gene encoding lectin-21Ca, with product MFQHANFFLHVFMACGLYGIRAKDVCPRMSTDKEVCLVELAPVLKYISNNHKSHWNSANEVQVNETRKQLAKIEGQEKETNDKIKVIHDNVDNEFNALSAKIKNVKNIQRHLASLELQLQETKKALNLSVEAKKVMPKTEIPSQFQKIGWRHFFIEKKHKVDWFKATSMCHKMGAHLLTIQSEDELDAIRTELKDINDGSHDFWLDINDIAKWGEFISLATGMNPPFLKWHKHRPQVQIHQRCVHLRGGEMMDGKCSEQFLFICQLAVN from the coding sequence ATGTTCCAGCACGCAAACTTTTTTCTGCACGTCTTCATGGCCTGTGGGCTCTATGGAATCCGTGCAAAGGATGTGTGTCCTCGAATGTCAACGGATAAGGAAGTGTGTCTCGTAGAACTGGCGCCAGTACTTAAGTATATTTCCAACAACCATAAGAGCCACTGGAACTCTGCTAACGAAGTCCAAGTGAATGAAACCAGGAAACAACTGGCTAAGATTGAAGGTCAGGAGAAGGAAACAAAcgacaaaataaaagtaattcacGACAATGTGGATAACGAATTTAATGCTCTAAGTGCGAAGATtaagaatgtgaaaaatatCCAACGTCACTTAGCAAGTCTGGAGTTACAATTGCAAGAAACGAAAAAAGCCCTAAATCTATCCGTGGAAGCGAAAAAAGTGATGCCGAAAACCGAAATCCCATCCCAATTTCAGAAGATTGGCTGGAGGCATTTTTTCATCGAGAAGAAACACAAAGTGGATTGGTTTAAAGCGACAAGCATGTGCCATAAAATGGGTGCTCATCTGTTGACAATCCAGAGCGAAGACGAATTGGATGCTATccgtacggaacttaaggacaTCAATGACGGAAGTCACGACTTCTGGCTGGACATCAATGACATTGCTAAGTGGGGCGAATTCATTTCTTTAGCAACGGGAATGAATCCACCCTTTTTGAAATGGCATAAACATAGGCCTCAGGTGCAAATTCATCAGCGCTGTGTTCACTTACGTGGAGGAGAAATGATGGATGGAAAGTGCAGCGAACagtttctttttatttgccaGCTTGCAGTAAATTAA
- the CG2839 gene encoding uncharacterized protein, which translates to MFECATYFLFVFFSYGSCNVFAENDILQDPLISSYDRLKKLGEMCLIDILPILENISEQQKEGYTANFRIFNETQGILDRIEGHQEVNDKQLKALKVKMEGHFMDLHAKMEIKVKKLSLEKSLRKALNALQCSLDTRNVSSKVSLHPEFEKVGSRFFYIERHVKQNWFDAMTKCREMGGHLASPQNEEELHLISQKLDTESYWLDLSDLTDHGQYISLVSGSKAPFLKWNKGQPNRENAQCVRVKGGLYQTFQCDHRVLFICQANQNRKKEDEINKNQGKPRIMEKERSKEEEKRKEEERRREEERKREEERKREEERKREEERKREEERKREEERRKEEERKKEEEREREEERKREHNRKKEEERKREEKRRKEEEKRKEEERRKEEERKEEERRKEEERKEEERRKEEERRKEKRRRDEKRRREEEKRKEEERKEEERREEAERKEEERKAEERRKKEERRREEKRRREEKRRREEEERRKEEERREEEEKRKEEERRKDEERRREEEKRKEEERREKERRREEGKRKEEERREKERRREEEKRKEEERREKERRDEERRREEERRREEERRREEERRREEERRREEERRREEERKREEERRREEERRREEERRREEERRREEEKRKEEERRKEEERKREEEKRKEEERKREEERRREEEKRKEEERRKEEERKREEEKRKEEKRKREEEKRKKEERKREEEKRKEDERKREEEKRKEEEKRKEEERKEEERKKKETEEKEKNMQEKCWVTKKGTNKCKTCSTNEKGKKKCEVCWIRKDGEKKCKKSKKKKKPSYDDNTSYNYKSYGTELKWSLGWYYLYWWYE; encoded by the coding sequence ATGTTCGAATGCGCGACCTATTTCTTGTTCGTGTTCTTTTCCTACGGTTCTTGCAACGTGTTTGCTGAAAACGATATTCTTCAGGATCCCCTAATTTCATCGTACGACAGACTTAAAAAACTTGGTGAAATGTGTCTTATCGACATATTACCAATCCTTGAGAACATTTCAGAGCAGCAAAAGGAAGGGTACACTGCCAATTTCCGAATTTTCAACGAAACGCAGGGAATTCTAGACAGGATAGAAGGACACCAAGAAGTCAATGATAAGCAATTGAAAGCATTAAAGGTTAAAATGGAAGGCCATTTCATGGACCTGCATGCGAAGATGGAGATAAAGGTCAAAAAATTATCTTTAGAGAAATCCTTACGGAAGGCACTGAATGCTCTCCAATGTTCACTGGATACCAGAAATGTTTCGTCAAAGGTATCACTCCATCCAGAATTTGAGAAAGTAGGTTCACGGTTCTTTTACATCGAGAGGCACGTTAAGCAAAATTGGTTTGATGCAATGACAAAATGTCGCGAGATGGGCGGTCACTTGGCGTCGCCACAAAACGAGGAGGAATTGCACCTTATCAGTCAAAAACTTGATACCGAGTCGTATTGGCTCGATTTATCCGATCTAACCGATCACGGCCAATACATTTCGTTGGTTTCCGGGAGCAAAGCTCCATTTTTGAAATGGAACAAAGGCCAGCCAAACAGGGAAAATGCGCAATGCGTTCGTGTAAAAGGCGGACTATATCAGACTTTTCAATGTGACCACCGAGTTTTGTTCATTTGCCAAGCCAACCAGAATCGAAAAAAAGAAGATGAAATAAACAAGAATCAAGGGAAACCACGAATAATGGAAAAGGAAAGAAGTAAAGaagaggaaaaaagaaaagaagaggaAAGAAGAAGAGAAGAGGAAAGAAAAAGAGAAGAGGAAAGAAAAAGAGAAGAGGAAAGAAAAAGAGAAGAGGAAAGAAAAAGAGAAGAGGAAAGAAAAAGAGAAGAGGAAAGAAGAAAGGAAgaggaaagaaaaaaagaagaggaaagagaaagagaagaGGAAAGAAAGAGAGAACATAATAGGAAAAAAGAAGAGGAAAGAAAAAGAGAagagaaaagaagaaaagaagagGAAAAACGAAAGGAAGAGGAAAGAAGAAAGGAAGAGGAAAGGAAAGAAGAGGAAAGAAGAAAGGAAGAGGAAAGGAAAGAGGAGGAAAGAAGAAAGGAAGAGGAAAGaagaaaagagaaaagaaGAAGAGATGAGAAGAGAAGAAGAGAAGAGGAAAAGAGAAAGGAAGAGGAAAggaaagaagaagaaagaaGAGAGGAAGCGGAAAGGAAAGAAGAGGAAAGGAAAGCAGAGGAAAGAAGAAAGAAAGAGGAAagaagaagagaagagaaaagaAGAAGGGAAGAGAAAAGAAGAAGGGAAGAAGAGGAAAGAAGGAAAGAAGAGGAAAGAAGAGAAGAggaggaaaaaagaaaagaagaggaAAGAAGGAAAGATGAGGAAAGAAGAAGAGAAGaggaaaaaagaaaggaagaagaaagaagagaaaaggaaagaagaagagaagagggaaaaagaaaggaagaagaaagaagagaaaaggaaagaagaagagaagaggaaaaaagaaaggaaGAAGAAAGAAGAGAAAAGGAAAGAAGAGACGAGGAACGAAGAAGAGAAGAGGAAAGAAGAAGAGAAGAGGAAAGAAGAAGAGAAGAGGAAAGAAGAAGAGAAGAGGAAAGAAGAAGAGAGGAGGAAAGAAGAAGAGAAGAGGAAAGAAAAAGAGAAGAGGAAAGAAGAAGAGAAGAGGAAAGAAGAAGAGAAGAGGAAAGAAGAAGAGAAGAGGAAAGAAGAAGAGAAGaggaaaaaagaaaggaaGAGGAACGAAGAAAAGAAGAGGAGAGAAAAAGAGaagaggaaaaaagaaaagaagaggagagaaaaagagaagaggaaagaagaagagaagaggaaaaaagaaaggaaGAGGAACGAAGAAAAGAAGAGGAGAGAAAAAGAGaagaggaaaaaagaaaagaagagaagagaaaaagagaagaggaaaaaagaaaaaaagaggagagaaaaagagaagaggaaaaaagaaaagaagatgagagaaaaagagaagaggaaaaaagaaaagaagaggaaaaaagaaaggaggaggaaagaaaagaagaggaaagaaagaagaaagagacagaggaaaaggaaaagaataTGCAGGAAAAGTGTTGGGTTACTAAAAAAGGcacaaataaatgtaaaacatGTTCGACAAACGAGAAGGGTAAAAAAAAGTGTGAAGTATGTTGGATACGTAAAGACGGggagaaaaaatgtaaaaaatctaagaaaaagaaaaaaccaagCTATGACGATAATACTTCTTACAATTACAAAAGTTATGGAACAGAACTTAAATGGAGTTTGGGTTGGTATTATTTGTATTGGTGGTATGAATAA